In the genome of Phaeobacter piscinae, one region contains:
- a CDS encoding M10 family metallopeptidase translates to MPTYQDYRALLVGGAEGWHEGSDVIRYQFLTSIPAYYDYDPVFGDYDIGGSYLPEGASVNMDPAEQQMMLQAVAAWNEVANLNLIPAQDGIADLTFASAHFSEDGLFGFVADFPDPSDLGTNPSAAGDLWINSNNPDQYVPGIGPMLGHTSWNTYLHELGHALGLHHPNEMPDNTATNGQFTVMSYVAHPGEEDVAYDLQGWALTPMLWDIQALQALYGANTETRTDATVYLGAGDGRGTLAYQYGADGMTVQGGDGVARNVSLTIWDAGGQDLMDASDIETNSRIDLRPGQYSSIGALENNVAMAAAVRVDGRTLNLIEDAWGGAGNDHLIGNGAPNELLGNAGRDTLAGARGGDELSGGQGSDRLQGGKGHDALEGGRGRDTLKGGAGQDRLDGGDGNDRMAGGRGADVFVFSQGADVVIDFQRDDRLDMRATTGISDFADLRDDHLEVRGTDLVIRDDNGWSLTLQDIALDALRADDFLF, encoded by the coding sequence ATGCCAACCTATCAAGATTACCGGGCGCTTCTGGTTGGGGGTGCCGAAGGCTGGCATGAGGGCAGCGACGTCATTCGCTATCAGTTTCTCACCTCGATCCCGGCGTATTACGATTATGATCCGGTTTTTGGCGATTATGACATCGGCGGCAGTTATCTTCCCGAAGGCGCCAGCGTGAATATGGATCCCGCTGAGCAGCAGATGATGCTGCAGGCGGTTGCGGCCTGGAATGAGGTGGCCAATCTGAACCTGATCCCGGCTCAGGACGGGATCGCGGATCTGACCTTTGCCAGCGCCCATTTTTCGGAAGACGGGTTGTTTGGCTTCGTTGCCGATTTCCCCGACCCTTCCGACCTCGGCACCAACCCGTCGGCTGCGGGGGATCTCTGGATCAACAGCAACAACCCCGATCAATATGTGCCGGGGATTGGACCAATGCTGGGCCACACCAGCTGGAACACCTATCTGCATGAGCTGGGCCATGCGCTGGGGCTGCACCACCCCAATGAGATGCCTGATAACACGGCCACCAACGGCCAGTTCACAGTGATGTCTTATGTGGCGCACCCGGGCGAAGAAGACGTGGCGTATGACCTCCAGGGCTGGGCGTTGACGCCGATGCTATGGGACATTCAGGCATTGCAGGCGCTTTATGGCGCCAATACGGAGACCCGCACCGATGCCACGGTCTATCTGGGCGCCGGCGACGGGCGCGGCACCCTGGCTTATCAATATGGCGCGGATGGCATGACCGTGCAGGGCGGCGACGGGGTGGCGCGCAATGTCAGCCTGACGATCTGGGATGCCGGCGGGCAGGATCTGATGGATGCCTCCGATATTGAGACCAACAGCCGGATCGATCTGCGGCCCGGGCAATATTCCAGCATCGGAGCGCTGGAGAACAATGTGGCCATGGCCGCCGCCGTGCGGGTGGATGGCCGCACCCTCAATCTGATCGAAGACGCCTGGGGCGGGGCCGGCAACGACCATCTGATCGGCAATGGCGCTCCCAATGAACTGCTGGGCAACGCCGGGCGCGACACGCTGGCCGGGGCGCGCGGCGGGGATGAGTTGAGCGGCGGTCAGGGCAGCGACCGGCTGCAAGGCGGCAAGGGCCATGACGCGCTGGAGGGCGGGCGCGGACGCGACACGCTGAAAGGTGGCGCCGGACAAGACAGGCTGGACGGCGGCGACGGCAATGACCGGATGGCCGGCGGGCGCGGTGCGGATGTCTTTGTGTTCTCGCAAGGGGCCGATGTGGTGATTGATTTTCAGCGCGACGACCGCCTTGATATGCGCGCCACCACCGGGATCTCGGATTTTGCCGATCTGCGCGATGATCACCTTGAGGTCCGGGGCACAGATCTGGTGATCCGGGATGACAACGGCTGGTCCCTGACCCTGCAGGACATTGCGCTGGACGCTCTCAGGGCGGATGACTTTCTGTTTTGA
- the rfbC gene encoding dTDP-4-dehydrorhamnose 3,5-epimerase, with protein MQIEDTDLPGVKILTPARFGDARGFFSECWNKARMAEAGLDVDFVQDNHSLSMEVGTLRGLHFQAPPQAQAKLVRCGQGALFDVAVDIRKGSPTYGRWTGVELSATNGRQLLIPAGFLHGFITRSPGTEVLYKCDAYYAPDCDGAVAWDSCGIDWGFEGTPVLSEKDAAAPRFEDFDSPFVWEG; from the coding sequence ATGCAGATTGAAGACACGGACCTGCCAGGGGTGAAGATCCTGACACCGGCGCGGTTTGGCGATGCGCGGGGGTTTTTCTCCGAATGCTGGAACAAGGCGCGGATGGCTGAGGCGGGGCTGGATGTCGATTTCGTACAGGACAATCATTCGCTGTCGATGGAGGTTGGCACCCTGCGCGGGCTGCATTTTCAGGCGCCGCCCCAGGCTCAGGCCAAGCTGGTGCGCTGTGGTCAGGGGGCGCTGTTTGATGTGGCGGTGGATATCCGCAAAGGCTCGCCCACCTATGGGCGCTGGACCGGGGTGGAGCTGTCGGCGACAAACGGCCGCCAGCTGCTGATCCCGGCGGGGTTCCTGCATGGGTTCATCACCCGCAGCCCTGGCACCGAAGTTCTGTATAAATGCGATGCGTATTACGCGCCGGACTGTGATGGCGCGGTGGCCTGGGACAGCTGCGGCATTGACTGGGGCTTTGAGGGCACACCGGTGCTTTCTGAAAAGGATGCTGCGGCGCCGCGGTTTGAAGACTTCGACAGCCCCTTCGTGTGGGAAGGATAA
- the rfbB gene encoding dTDP-glucose 4,6-dehydratase yields MKILVTGGAGFIGSAVVRLAVARGHQVVNLDALTYAACLDNVAAVADSPLYAFEQVDIRDRAALDTVFTRHRPDVVMHLAAESHVDRSIDGPGDFIETNITGTYQMLEAARKYWAEAGRPEGFRFHHISTDEVYGSLPADPSVMFTEETGYDPRSPYSASKAASDHLVRAWGETYGLPVVLTNCSNNYGPYHFPEKLIPVVILNALAGKPLPIYGDGSNVRDWLYVEDHADALLLVVAKGRVGRSYNIGGENERSNLELVETLCAILDEKRPREDGGSYKDQITFVTDRPGHDARYAIDPSRIRDELGWRPSVTVEEGLARTVQWYLDNEAWWQALQNRDGVGQRLGVKA; encoded by the coding sequence ATGAAGATTTTGGTGACAGGTGGCGCTGGGTTCATCGGCTCGGCCGTCGTCCGACTGGCCGTGGCGCGGGGCCATCAGGTGGTCAATCTGGATGCGCTGACCTATGCGGCCTGTCTGGACAATGTGGCGGCTGTGGCGGACAGCCCGCTCTATGCCTTTGAGCAGGTCGATATCCGCGATCGCGCCGCATTAGACACTGTTTTTACCCGCCACCGCCCGGATGTGGTGATGCATCTGGCCGCCGAGAGCCACGTGGACCGCTCCATCGACGGGCCGGGGGATTTCATCGAGACCAATATCACCGGCACCTATCAGATGCTGGAGGCGGCGCGCAAATACTGGGCCGAGGCGGGGCGTCCCGAGGGGTTCCGCTTCCATCATATCTCCACCGATGAGGTCTATGGCAGCCTGCCTGCGGACCCGAGCGTGATGTTCACCGAAGAGACAGGCTATGATCCGCGCTCGCCCTATTCCGCCAGCAAGGCCGCCAGCGACCATCTGGTGCGTGCCTGGGGCGAGACCTATGGGCTGCCGGTGGTGCTGACCAATTGTTCCAACAACTACGGCCCCTATCATTTCCCGGAAAAGCTGATCCCGGTGGTGATCCTCAATGCGCTGGCAGGAAAACCGCTGCCGATCTACGGCGATGGCTCCAATGTGCGCGACTGGCTTTATGTGGAGGATCACGCCGATGCGCTGCTGTTGGTGGTGGCCAAGGGGCGCGTTGGGCGCAGCTACAATATCGGCGGCGAGAATGAGCGCAGCAATCTGGAGCTGGTCGAGACGCTCTGTGCGATCCTTGACGAGAAACGGCCGCGGGAGGACGGGGGGTCTTACAAGGATCAGATCACATTTGTCACCGACCGCCCGGGCCATGATGCGCGCTATGCCATTGATCCCAGCCGCATCCGCGACGAACTCGGCTGGCGGCCCAGCGTCACCGTTGAGGAAGGTCTGGCGCGCACGGTGCAATGGTATCTGGACAATGAGGCCTGGTGGCAGGCCTTGCAAAACCGCGACGGCGTCGGCCAGCGGCTGGGGGTCAAGGCGTGA
- the rfbD gene encoding dTDP-4-dehydrorhamnose reductase — protein sequence MILVFGKTGQVARELAAEETVTCLSRDQADLTDPAACAEVIRAHAPVVVINAAAYTVVDRAEAEEDLATLINGTTPGVMAETCATLGIPFVTLSTDYVFDGKGSSPWHPDEPVAPLNAYGRSKQVGEAAVRLAGGTHVILRTSWVVSAHGSNFVKTMLRLGRARERMRVVADQIGAPTPARAIAAACIEIARQLIADPEKSGTYHFAGEPETSWAGVATEIFTAAAIPCAVAEIPSSAYPTPAPRPLNSRLDCSTLETVFGITRPDWQAGLKDILKDLGERA from the coding sequence ATGATCCTTGTTTTTGGCAAAACCGGTCAGGTGGCGCGGGAACTGGCGGCGGAGGAAACCGTCACCTGCCTGAGCCGCGATCAGGCGGATCTCACGGATCCTGCGGCCTGCGCCGAGGTGATCCGCGCCCATGCGCCTGTGGTGGTGATCAATGCCGCCGCCTATACGGTTGTGGACCGGGCCGAGGCGGAGGAGGATCTGGCGACACTGATCAATGGCACCACCCCCGGGGTCATGGCCGAAACCTGTGCCACGCTGGGCATTCCCTTTGTCACCCTCTCCACCGATTATGTTTTTGACGGCAAGGGCAGCAGTCCCTGGCATCCGGATGAACCGGTGGCGCCGCTCAATGCCTATGGGCGTTCCAAACAGGTGGGCGAGGCGGCCGTGCGCCTGGCGGGGGGGACGCATGTGATCCTGCGCACCTCCTGGGTGGTGTCGGCCCATGGCAGCAATTTCGTCAAGACCATGCTGCGTCTGGGCAGGGCGCGCGAGCGGATGCGCGTGGTGGCCGATCAGATCGGCGCGCCGACCCCGGCGCGCGCCATCGCCGCCGCCTGTATCGAGATTGCCCGCCAGCTGATCGCAGACCCTGAAAAATCCGGCACCTATCATTTTGCAGGCGAGCCGGAGACCAGCTGGGCCGGGGTCGCGACCGAGATTTTCACCGCGGCGGCCATCCCCTGTGCGGTGGCGGAAATCCCCAGTTCCGCCTATCCGACCCCGGCGCCACGGCCATTGAATTCGCGGTTGGATTGCAGCACGCTGGAGACGGTTTTTGGCATCACGCGCCCGGACTGGCAGGCCGGGCTAAAGGATATTCTGAAAGATCTGGGAGAGCGGGCATGA
- the rfbA gene encoding glucose-1-phosphate thymidylyltransferase RfbA: MTTGTSGAGRKGIILAGGSGTRLYPITMAVSKQLLPLYDKPMIYYPLSVLMLAGIREICVITTPQDQDQFTRLLGDGSQWGISLTYVEQPSPDGLAQAFVLAEEFLDGAPSALVLGDNVFFGHGLPKLLAAADAQTSGGTVFGYHVADPERYGVVDFDAEGRAREIIEKPAVPPSNYAVTGLYFLDGSAPERARQVTPSPRGELEITDLLQMYLDQGALRVETMGRGYAWLDTGTHGSLLDAGNFVRTLQERQGLQTGCPEEIAYEAGWIDAAQLRTRAEMFAKNAYGAYLERLLD; this comes from the coding sequence ATGACCACAGGCACATCCGGCGCGGGCCGCAAAGGCATCATTCTGGCAGGCGGCTCCGGCACCCGGCTTTACCCGATCACCATGGCGGTCTCCAAACAGCTCTTGCCGCTCTATGACAAGCCGATGATCTACTATCCCCTGTCGGTGCTGATGCTGGCGGGCATTCGCGAGATCTGCGTCATCACCACGCCGCAGGATCAGGATCAGTTCACCCGGCTTCTGGGCGATGGCAGCCAATGGGGCATCTCTCTCACCTATGTGGAGCAGCCCAGCCCCGACGGTCTGGCGCAGGCCTTTGTGCTGGCCGAAGAGTTTCTGGATGGCGCGCCCTCGGCGCTGGTGCTGGGGGACAATGTGTTCTTTGGCCATGGTCTGCCGAAACTCCTGGCGGCGGCGGATGCGCAGACCAGCGGCGGCACTGTTTTTGGCTATCACGTGGCCGATCCCGAACGCTATGGCGTGGTGGATTTCGACGCCGAGGGCCGCGCCCGCGAGATCATCGAAAAACCCGCTGTGCCGCCGTCGAATTATGCGGTGACGGGGCTGTATTTCCTGGATGGCAGCGCGCCGGAACGGGCGCGGCAGGTCACCCCCAGCCCCCGCGGCGAGCTGGAGATCACCGATCTGTTGCAGATGTATCTGGACCAAGGCGCCCTCCGGGTGGAGACCATGGGCCGCGGCTATGCCTGGCTGGACACCGGCACCCATGGATCGCTGCTGGATGCGGGCAATTTCGTGCGCACCCTGCAGGAGCGTCAGGGGCTGCAGACCGGCTGCCCTGAGGAAATCGCCTATGAGGCGGGCTGGATTGATGCCGCCCAGCTGCGCACCCGCGCCGAGATGTTCGCCAAAAACGCTTATGGCGCCTATCTGGAACGGCTGCTGGACTGA
- a CDS encoding CatB-related O-acetyltransferase produces the protein MKPTTLRVTDSMRKLLADRHVMPKPWRDERDLTALKRLSFPPDLNLSVVTRHGLKAGGLLPLSSIGYMSYSHSPSRNWSAGAFCSIAAGLRVLGDRHPIRRVSSHPFSYGPYYAKLARNLGAESYEPHARFNTKTPPVRIGNDVWIGRGVQMAGGITIGNGAVVAAGAIVTKDVPPYAVVGGVPARVLKYRFAAPLIARLEATAWWDYPLETLAAFKMGHPRRFCKAFEPEKANLAKREERWITAADLQALAAPVDVARASLSRAITLPEGRRLGPVSKQIRRISDRLTRIVRSA, from the coding sequence ATGAAACCGACAACTCTTCGGGTGACCGACAGCATGCGCAAACTGCTGGCCGACCGCCATGTGATGCCGAAACCCTGGCGTGACGAACGGGATCTGACCGCGCTCAAACGGCTCAGCTTTCCACCGGATCTGAACCTCTCGGTTGTCACCCGGCACGGGCTGAAAGCAGGTGGCCTGCTGCCGCTGAGCAGTATTGGCTACATGAGCTACAGCCACTCCCCCTCCCGCAACTGGTCCGCTGGAGCCTTCTGTTCAATTGCGGCCGGGCTGCGGGTCCTGGGGGATCGCCACCCGATCCGGCGGGTGTCTTCCCACCCGTTCAGCTATGGGCCCTACTACGCCAAACTCGCCCGCAACCTGGGCGCCGAGAGCTATGAACCACACGCCCGGTTCAATACCAAAACCCCGCCCGTGCGCATTGGCAATGACGTCTGGATCGGGCGCGGGGTGCAGATGGCCGGCGGAATCACTATCGGCAATGGCGCAGTGGTGGCCGCAGGCGCCATCGTCACCAAGGATGTGCCGCCCTATGCCGTTGTTGGCGGCGTGCCGGCCCGGGTATTGAAATACCGGTTTGCAGCGCCGCTGATCGCTCGGCTGGAGGCCACGGCTTGGTGGGACTATCCATTGGAAACACTGGCCGCCTTCAAGATGGGGCATCCGCGCCGGTTCTGCAAAGCCTTCGAGCCGGAAAAAGCCAACCTGGCCAAACGGGAGGAACGCTGGATCACCGCCGCAGACCTGCAGGCGCTGGCAGCTCCGGTTGATGTCGCGCGCGCCTCATTGAGCAGAGCAATCACCCTGCCTGAAGGCCGCAGACTGGGACCGGTGTCCAAACAAATCCGCCGTATTTCAGACCGCCTGACGCGCATTGTGCGCTCGGCCTGA
- a CDS encoding polysaccharide biosynthesis/export family protein produces the protein MRRFTFLLAALGLALLPAACGRLPGGAPASEEILKTADDADADFALYPVTRAFLPTVAHWPETGPESGGAHSGKRPLKWIGATQGAKTQIIQPGDLLTLRIWDSSDNSLLTTPDEKMVQLQDVTVAANGSIFMPYVGNVNVNGLTPDLAREKLQTAMEEIVPSAQLQLDMTEGRGNSVDLVSGVETPGTYPMPDRNYTVMGLIAAGGGISASLNNPQIRLVRGRSIYGTSVETLLNDPRRDTLLRGGDRVFVEEDARYFLSFGATGREDLHTFTKDQMSAMDAMSVAGGFQDSRADPQGLLVLREYPDSALAPGQRGPRQPRVVFTLDLTSADGLFSARRFQINSGDLLIATEAPVNDALTISNIIGNFFGVFSRAGAL, from the coding sequence ATGCGCCGCTTTACCTTCCTACTTGCCGCTCTTGGCCTTGCCCTGCTGCCGGCAGCCTGCGGTCGCCTGCCCGGTGGCGCCCCCGCCAGCGAAGAGATCCTGAAAACCGCCGATGATGCGGATGCCGATTTTGCGCTCTATCCCGTCACCCGCGCCTTTCTGCCGACGGTGGCCCATTGGCCTGAAACCGGCCCTGAAAGCGGCGGGGCCCATAGCGGCAAACGTCCGCTGAAATGGATCGGCGCCACCCAGGGCGCCAAGACCCAGATCATCCAGCCCGGGGATCTTCTGACCCTGCGGATCTGGGACAGCAGCGACAATTCCCTGCTGACCACCCCGGATGAGAAAATGGTGCAGCTGCAGGATGTGACGGTGGCGGCCAATGGCAGCATCTTCATGCCCTATGTGGGCAATGTGAATGTGAACGGGCTGACCCCGGATCTGGCGCGCGAAAAACTGCAAACTGCCATGGAAGAAATCGTGCCCTCGGCCCAGCTGCAGCTGGACATGACCGAAGGGCGCGGCAATTCGGTGGATCTGGTCAGCGGCGTTGAGACCCCCGGCACCTATCCGATGCCGGATCGCAATTACACGGTGATGGGGCTGATTGCAGCGGGCGGCGGCATCAGCGCCAGCCTCAACAATCCGCAGATCCGTCTGGTGCGCGGGCGCAGCATCTATGGCACCTCGGTGGAGACCCTGCTCAATGATCCGCGCCGCGACACGCTCCTGCGCGGCGGCGACCGGGTGTTTGTGGAAGAGGACGCGCGTTATTTCCTGTCTTTCGGGGCCACCGGCCGTGAGGATCTGCACACGTTCACCAAGGATCAGATGTCGGCAATGGATGCCATGTCGGTGGCGGGCGGCTTTCAGGACAGCCGCGCTGATCCGCAGGGGCTTTTGGTGCTGCGCGAATACCCCGACAGCGCCCTCGCGCCGGGCCAGCGTGGTCCGCGCCAGCCCCGGGTGGTGTTCACGCTGGATCTCACCTCAGCTGACGGGCTGTTCTCGGCGCGCCGGTTTCAGATCAACTCCGGGGATCTGTTGATCGCCACCGAGGCGCCAGTGAATGATGCGCTGACCATCTCCAATATCATCGGCAACTTCTTCGGCGTCTTCAGCCGCGCAGGCGCGCTCTGA
- a CDS encoding NAD-dependent epimerase/dehydratase family protein, with the protein MRFPPTLRPILILGASGRIGGILRHQWASAGADLRWQRRARPDGAEPDAAGWHVFDPLADPEALAAAARGTAAILCLAGPVPGGAAGRDLSAHQLMQHRDLALATLEAAARVREAETGAGTGAPRLLLASSAAVYGAAPGPLSEDIPLAPMAPYGVAKAEMEQAAQARAAELGLEISLLRIGNIAGIDAILGGWRAGFCLDQFADGQTPRRSYIGPRTLAEVLASLIQCPDLPQVLNIAQPGAVAMGDLLQAAGLDCARKPAPAQAIAEVRLDVTRLIGLLAAQPVPAADLPARLPVATAADLVAEARALTLLPQSAPDKDTRI; encoded by the coding sequence ATGCGTTTTCCACCCACATTGAGACCCATATTGATTCTGGGCGCCTCCGGGCGGATCGGCGGGATCCTGCGCCACCAATGGGCCTCTGCCGGGGCGGACCTGCGCTGGCAGCGGCGGGCGCGGCCTGACGGGGCAGAGCCCGACGCAGCAGGCTGGCATGTCTTTGATCCGCTGGCGGATCCAGAGGCGCTGGCCGCGGCGGCGCGGGGCACGGCGGCGATCCTTTGTCTGGCGGGTCCGGTGCCCGGCGGCGCGGCGGGCCGGGATCTGAGTGCGCACCAGCTGATGCAACATCGTGATCTGGCGCTGGCCACACTTGAGGCGGCGGCGCGTGTGCGCGAGGCAGAGACAGGGGCAGGGACAGGCGCGCCGCGGCTGCTGCTGGCCTCTTCGGCGGCGGTCTATGGCGCGGCCCCCGGCCCCCTGAGCGAGGACATCCCGCTGGCCCCGATGGCCCCTTACGGGGTGGCCAAGGCCGAGATGGAACAGGCCGCACAGGCGCGTGCCGCTGAACTGGGGCTGGAGATCAGCCTGCTCAGGATCGGCAATATTGCCGGTATTGATGCGATCTTGGGCGGCTGGCGGGCGGGGTTCTGTCTGGATCAATTTGCCGATGGGCAGACCCCCCGGCGCAGCTATATCGGCCCCCGGACCCTAGCGGAGGTGCTGGCAAGCCTGATCCAATGTCCCGATCTGCCGCAGGTGCTGAACATCGCCCAGCCGGGCGCGGTGGCGATGGGCGATCTGTTGCAGGCGGCGGGGTTGGACTGTGCCCGCAAACCGGCGCCCGCGCAGGCCATCGCCGAGGTGCGGCTTGACGTGACGCGGCTGATCGGGCTTTTGGCGGCACAGCCCGTGCCTGCCGCAGATCTGCCAGCTCGCCTGCCTGTTGCCACAGCCGCTGATCTGGTGGCGGAGGCGCGCGCGCTCACCCTGCTGCCCCAATCCGCCCCTGATAAGGACACCCGCATATGA
- a CDS encoding sugar transferase: MTWRKRLFDLFFASLLVVVLGPVLLGLMIWLLLKEGRPLFYVAERMKGVDQPFALWKLRTMQVVAQDTGVSGGDKSARITKTGAWLRAKRLDEFPQLWNILKGDLSFVGPRPPLRQYVEANPELYARVLKSRPGVTGLASITYHKHEAALLARCTTSAETDQVYSRLCVPMKARLDLIYQRHQSMCYDFDLVFQTIGNLFRRG, translated from the coding sequence ATGACCTGGCGCAAACGCCTCTTTGATCTCTTCTTTGCCAGCCTTCTGGTGGTGGTGCTGGGGCCGGTGCTGCTGGGGCTGATGATCTGGCTGCTGCTGAAGGAAGGCCGCCCGCTGTTTTACGTGGCTGAACGGATGAAGGGGGTCGATCAGCCCTTTGCCCTGTGGAAACTGCGCACCATGCAGGTGGTGGCGCAGGACACCGGGGTCTCCGGCGGCGACAAATCGGCCCGCATCACCAAGACCGGCGCCTGGCTGCGCGCCAAGCGGCTGGATGAATTCCCGCAGCTGTGGAACATCCTGAAAGGGGATCTCTCCTTTGTCGGGCCGCGCCCGCCGCTGCGCCAATATGTCGAGGCCAATCCCGAGCTCTATGCCCGGGTGCTGAAATCGCGCCCTGGGGTCACCGGGCTGGCCTCCATCACCTATCACAAACATGAGGCTGCCCTGTTGGCGCGCTGCACCACCTCCGCGGAAACCGATCAGGTCTATTCCCGCCTCTGCGTGCCGATGAAGGCGCGGCTGGATCTCATTTACCAGCGTCACCAGAGCATGTGTTACGACTTTGATCTGGTGTTTCAGACCATCGGCAACCTGTTCCGACGCGGCTGA